The Deinococcus misasensis DSM 22328 genome has a segment encoding these proteins:
- a CDS encoding ABC transporter substrate-binding protein, whose translation MKNPLMLSLALVAGGAFAAPKGEITVWSWDVAAKALEATIPSFNKKYPDVKVKVVDLGNQNVYDRGLAGCAAGGADLPDVYSVENGEAEVFWARFPNCFIDLTTLGAGKYLKSFPAFKWTELSVGNKRYAMPWDSGPVVMFYRRDLYKEAGVSVSAIKTWDDFIKAGQKVNAKFGGKVKMGVIGNGSDDEWFRMLANQNGCFYFDNEASEVTINQQGCVDALNTIKKLLDAKLLTVGDWGGQITAFKKGDIATSMFGAWYEGTIRSNAPELSGKWGVYPMPAAKKGGVRAANLGGSALALPASSKNKEAAYAFIEHALATNEGQIAMLKQYGLVPSLLSAAKDPYVAQGQKYWGNQKVWKTILDTLGDVPAARGTQFFQEARQVMVVTQADFISGKYKTAKEALDAAAKQISGITGLPIAK comes from the coding sequence ATGAAAAACCCCTTGATGCTCAGCCTGGCCCTCGTTGCTGGTGGTGCCTTTGCCGCCCCCAAAGGTGAAATCACCGTGTGGAGTTGGGACGTGGCCGCCAAAGCCCTCGAAGCCACCATCCCCAGCTTCAACAAGAAGTACCCTGACGTCAAAGTCAAAGTGGTGGACCTGGGCAACCAGAACGTTTATGACCGTGGCCTCGCAGGATGCGCCGCTGGCGGAGCTGACCTCCCTGACGTCTACAGCGTGGAAAACGGTGAAGCCGAAGTGTTCTGGGCCCGCTTCCCCAACTGCTTTATCGACCTCACCACTCTGGGCGCAGGGAAATACCTGAAGAGTTTCCCTGCCTTCAAATGGACTGAACTGTCCGTCGGCAACAAGCGTTACGCCATGCCCTGGGATTCCGGCCCTGTGGTGATGTTCTACCGCCGTGACCTCTACAAAGAGGCCGGGGTCAGCGTTTCTGCCATCAAAACCTGGGACGACTTCATCAAAGCCGGACAGAAAGTGAACGCCAAGTTTGGCGGCAAAGTCAAAATGGGCGTGATTGGCAACGGCAGCGACGACGAGTGGTTCCGCATGCTGGCCAACCAGAATGGCTGCTTCTACTTTGACAATGAAGCCTCTGAAGTGACCATCAACCAGCAAGGCTGTGTGGATGCCCTCAACACCATCAAAAAGCTGCTGGACGCCAAACTCCTCACGGTGGGCGACTGGGGCGGCCAGATCACCGCATTCAAGAAAGGCGACATTGCCACCTCGATGTTCGGCGCATGGTACGAAGGGACCATCCGCAGCAACGCTCCAGAGCTGAGCGGCAAGTGGGGCGTGTACCCCATGCCCGCAGCGAAAAAAGGTGGCGTGCGTGCAGCCAACCTCGGGGGTTCCGCTCTGGCCCTGCCTGCCAGCAGCAAGAACAAAGAAGCCGCTTACGCCTTCATTGAGCATGCTCTGGCCACCAACGAAGGTCAAATCGCCATGCTCAAGCAGTATGGTCTGGTGCCCTCCCTGCTCAGTGCCGCCAAAGACCCTTACGTTGCACAAGGCCAGAAGTACTGGGGCAACCAGAAAGTCTGGAAGACCATTCTCGACACCCTCGGTGACGTGCCTGCTGCCCGTGGCACCCAGTTCTTCCAGGAGGCCCGTCAGGTGATGGTGGTCACCCAGGCCGACTTCATCTCTGGCAAGTACAAAACCGCCAAGGAAGCTCTGGATGCTGCTGCCAAGCAGATCAGCGGCATCACCGGACTCCCCATCGCCAAGTAA
- a CDS encoding LacI family DNA-binding transcriptional regulator yields MSPPQPTIKAVAKVAGVSAATVSRVINGTAQVQAAKVERVHQAMLQLGYRLPYLSAQKNAQHNKSTIGVLLPSLQEEACATLAHHLQRRLHEMGHQMICLVGNDDPQLETEALQTFQHQSLGGCVVFPRALSDESLLCQMPTHLPTLLLHRHLPEWNDKSLNFNHEKAGTLATEHLLERGHTRIAHITGPMSSDHTLGRYTGYIKALQQAGLGVDPALVFAGNARTFDVQQGEILTQRLLGTTHFTAIFAYNDWMAVGAMRAIRNRGLRVPEDVSVVGVGNFMVSQFCEPTLTTVHFPVRDLAQAAVDQMIRLLHGSALVPIPLISGHLEARGSSGLVRMVETTPLQT; encoded by the coding sequence ATGAGTCCCCCTCAACCCACCATCAAAGCCGTGGCAAAAGTGGCAGGCGTCTCTGCGGCCACTGTTTCACGGGTGATCAACGGCACCGCACAGGTGCAAGCTGCCAAAGTGGAAAGGGTGCATCAGGCCATGCTGCAACTGGGGTACCGCCTCCCTTACCTGAGCGCCCAGAAAAACGCTCAGCACAACAAAAGCACCATCGGTGTGCTCTTGCCCAGCCTGCAAGAAGAAGCCTGTGCCACCCTTGCGCACCACCTGCAACGCAGGCTGCATGAAATGGGCCACCAGATGATCTGCCTGGTGGGCAACGATGACCCTCAACTGGAAACCGAAGCCCTCCAGACCTTCCAGCACCAGTCTCTGGGGGGGTGCGTGGTGTTCCCGAGGGCCCTCAGCGATGAAAGCCTGCTGTGCCAGATGCCCACCCATTTGCCCACCCTGCTGCTGCACCGCCACCTGCCCGAGTGGAATGACAAAAGCCTCAACTTCAACCATGAGAAAGCCGGGACACTGGCCACCGAGCACCTGCTGGAACGGGGTCACACCCGCATAGCCCACATCACCGGACCAATGAGCAGCGACCACACCCTCGGGCGGTACACCGGTTACATCAAGGCCCTGCAGCAAGCGGGGCTGGGGGTGGACCCGGCTCTGGTCTTTGCAGGCAACGCCCGGACGTTTGACGTGCAACAAGGAGAAATCCTCACCCAGCGTTTGCTCGGCACCACACACTTCACGGCCATTTTTGCGTACAACGACTGGATGGCTGTGGGGGCCATGCGTGCCATCCGCAACAGAGGGCTCAGGGTCCCAGAGGATGTTTCGGTGGTGGGGGTGGGCAATTTCATGGTCTCGCAGTTTTGTGAACCGACCCTCACCACGGTGCATTTCCCGGTGCGGGATCTGGCACAGGCCGCAGTGGACCAAATGATCCGGTTGCTGCATGGCAGTGCTCTGGTCCCGATCCCCCTGATTTCAGGGCATCTGGAAGCGAGGGGGTCCTCGGGGTTGGTCCGCATGGTGGAAACCACCCCTCTGCAAACCTGA
- a CDS encoding beta-galactosidase encodes MPQSPTLPGPHILYGGDYNPEQWSEDLWLKDMQLMQQAGVNLVSIGIFGWSKLEPQEGVFDFQWLDLLLDLLHQHGIQANLGTATASPPAWMAHTYPETLPVNAQGTVYGFGSRQQYSPASPIYREKAARLVRQLAERYGKHPAVVMWHINNEYGCHIQECFSESTAQAFRGWLRHRYGDLQTLNQVWGTAFWSQTYHQWEHIQPPRMMPAFPNPTQVLDWRRFSSDMIQECMQMEVDLLREITPHLPVNTNFLGISRAVNQRALAATEDVVSIDIYPDPAQQNAPQDTALQADWARSLRDGQGWILMEQAPSQVQWRAINQPKRPGQMRLLSYSMIARGAQGVMFFQWRQSKAGAEKYHSGMVPHTGVSSRIWQEIQSLGQELKALPTLKPQMKAKVAIIIDWDSWQALEQDSHTHNHLKLLDQVQCYHQALWKENILTDLVTSYHDLSPYQLVLTPSLPILSETAAANLRQYVKEGGHLVMGYFSGITDQNDHIHAATRHGSYNPLMCDVLGIRIREFSGHDPEEALLLDNGLHASHWSEDVELQGATPLAHFTHELYPHSPAITRHNHGLGQAYHLATQLKADSMHQFLKTVLKTAQVKAPLQVPEGIEVVRWEDGTLFLLNHHPTPQTVTLPEPHTDLLGGPSHQSELFLAARGVAILQPQPVTVAP; translated from the coding sequence ATGCCCCAATCCCCAACCCTTCCCGGACCCCACATCCTCTACGGAGGGGACTACAACCCCGAACAATGGAGCGAAGACCTCTGGCTGAAAGACATGCAACTGATGCAGCAAGCTGGAGTCAATCTCGTCTCGATTGGCATTTTTGGCTGGAGCAAACTCGAACCTCAGGAAGGTGTGTTTGACTTTCAGTGGCTGGACCTCCTCCTTGACCTGCTGCACCAGCACGGCATTCAGGCGAACCTCGGCACCGCCACGGCTTCTCCCCCGGCATGGATGGCCCACACCTACCCCGAGACCCTCCCGGTGAACGCACAGGGGACCGTCTACGGCTTCGGGTCCAGACAGCAGTACAGTCCGGCCAGCCCCATTTACCGCGAAAAAGCCGCCCGACTGGTGCGTCAACTGGCGGAACGTTACGGCAAACACCCCGCTGTGGTGATGTGGCACATCAACAACGAATACGGCTGTCACATTCAAGAGTGTTTCAGTGAAAGCACCGCTCAGGCCTTCAGAGGCTGGCTGCGACACCGTTACGGCGATCTGCAGACCCTCAATCAGGTGTGGGGCACCGCTTTCTGGAGCCAGACCTACCACCAGTGGGAACACATCCAGCCCCCCCGCATGATGCCTGCTTTCCCCAACCCCACGCAGGTGCTGGACTGGCGCAGGTTCTCCAGCGACATGATTCAGGAATGCATGCAAATGGAAGTGGACCTGCTGCGGGAAATCACCCCCCACCTTCCCGTCAACACCAACTTCCTGGGGATCAGTAGGGCCGTCAACCAGAGGGCTCTGGCCGCCACCGAGGACGTGGTGTCCATCGACATCTACCCTGATCCTGCGCAGCAAAACGCACCCCAAGACACTGCCCTGCAAGCCGACTGGGCCCGCAGCCTGCGGGACGGACAAGGGTGGATCCTGATGGAGCAGGCCCCGAGTCAGGTGCAATGGAGGGCCATCAACCAGCCCAAACGCCCCGGACAGATGCGCCTGCTGAGTTACAGCATGATCGCCCGTGGAGCGCAAGGGGTGATGTTCTTCCAGTGGCGTCAAAGCAAAGCTGGCGCCGAAAAATACCACTCAGGCATGGTGCCCCACACCGGGGTTTCCTCCAGAATCTGGCAGGAAATCCAGAGCCTCGGGCAGGAACTCAAAGCCCTGCCCACCCTCAAGCCCCAGATGAAAGCCAAAGTCGCCATCATCATCGACTGGGACAGCTGGCAGGCCCTTGAGCAGGACTCCCACACCCACAACCACCTGAAACTCCTCGATCAGGTGCAGTGCTACCATCAGGCGCTCTGGAAAGAGAACATCCTCACCGATCTGGTCACCTCCTACCACGACCTGAGCCCGTACCAACTGGTGCTCACCCCCAGTTTGCCGATCCTCAGCGAAACCGCCGCTGCCAACCTCCGGCAGTATGTCAAAGAAGGTGGGCATCTGGTGATGGGGTACTTCAGTGGCATCACCGACCAGAACGACCACATTCACGCCGCCACCCGGCACGGCAGTTACAACCCGTTGATGTGTGACGTGCTGGGCATCCGCATCCGGGAATTCTCGGGTCATGATCCCGAGGAGGCTTTGCTGCTGGACAACGGGCTCCACGCCTCCCACTGGAGCGAAGACGTGGAGTTGCAAGGGGCCACCCCACTTGCCCACTTCACCCATGAACTTTACCCCCACTCTCCAGCCATCACCCGCCACAACCACGGCCTGGGACAGGCTTACCACCTTGCCACCCAGCTGAAGGCTGACAGCATGCACCAGTTCCTGAAAACCGTGCTGAAAACCGCACAGGTGAAAGCCCCCCTTCAGGTGCCAGAGGGCATCGAGGTGGTGCGCTGGGAAGACGGCACCCTGTTCCTCTTGAACCACCACCCCACCCCTCAGACGGTCACCCTGCCTGAACCACACACGGACCTGCTCGGTGGTCCCTCCCACCAGAGTGAACTTTTCCTTGCTGCACGTGGTGTTGCCATCTTGCAGCCCCAACCCGTCACCGTTGCCCCCTAA
- a CDS encoding sugar ABC transporter substrate-binding protein — translation MKKRSVLLVAATSATLIAYAQSTRTIAVLVPAFTSPFHVAIRDGASDFAKGLGWNVETPAPVKEGDFAEQANTLEQLIQKKVSAISVNPINPAALTGSIKKANTAGIPVFVHNGLTPLEDKNAKVVEYVGYNQWKGGVQAGEYAAKLLNGKGKVFILDGIPGFHSNRRAGGFKAALAKYPGITVVGETPADWEREKAVNVATAALQKDPDIKLFYGVSDEMAIGAGIAARRLGKDVFTIGIDGNDVTLDLIAKGEVTATLGVYPRKMGEVVVSQMQKVLSGQKVPQYLETPSIIVNKTNLAQYRAGKTWKAPRAGKAEVDNGKP, via the coding sequence ATGAAAAAACGCAGCGTTTTGCTGGTGGCCGCCACCAGTGCCACCCTGATCGCCTATGCCCAGAGCACCAGAACCATTGCCGTGCTGGTTCCTGCTTTCACCAGCCCCTTTCACGTGGCCATCCGCGATGGGGCCAGCGACTTCGCCAAAGGCCTCGGGTGGAACGTCGAAACCCCCGCCCCCGTCAAAGAAGGGGACTTCGCCGAACAGGCCAACACCCTTGAGCAGTTGATCCAGAAGAAAGTCTCTGCGATCTCCGTGAACCCCATCAACCCTGCAGCCCTCACCGGATCCATCAAGAAAGCCAACACAGCAGGCATTCCGGTGTTCGTGCACAACGGCCTCACCCCTCTGGAAGACAAAAACGCCAAAGTGGTGGAGTACGTGGGGTACAACCAGTGGAAAGGCGGCGTGCAGGCCGGCGAATACGCCGCCAAACTCCTGAATGGCAAAGGCAAAGTGTTCATTCTGGACGGCATTCCCGGCTTCCACAGCAACCGCCGTGCAGGAGGATTCAAAGCTGCTCTGGCCAAATACCCCGGCATCACCGTGGTCGGGGAAACCCCTGCCGACTGGGAACGCGAAAAAGCCGTGAACGTGGCCACCGCAGCCCTGCAGAAAGACCCGGACATCAAGTTGTTTTACGGGGTCTCCGACGAGATGGCCATCGGTGCAGGCATCGCAGCCCGCCGCCTTGGCAAAGACGTGTTCACCATTGGCATTGATGGCAACGACGTGACCCTGGATTTGATTGCCAAAGGTGAAGTCACCGCCACCCTCGGGGTGTATCCCCGCAAGATGGGAGAAGTGGTGGTCTCCCAGATGCAAAAAGTGCTCTCCGGCCAGAAAGTTCCCCAGTACCTGGAAACCCCTTCCATCATCGTGAACAAAACCAATCTGGCGCAGTACCGGGCCGGGAAAACCTGGAAGGCCCCCCGCGCCGGGAAAGCCGAGGTGGACAACGGCAAGCCCTGA